One part of the Thermodesulfobacterium commune DSM 2178 genome encodes these proteins:
- a CDS encoding PD-(D/E)XK nuclease family protein has product MPQAILIPANSHFLKTLVNFFLDGRSLDESILKTWIVFPNKRSALFFKHYLKEKGGKNKAGFFPRIFSLETLVDYLYVMLEDHPCPTGTKILRLLPLLEVFPQVLSENVSESFEKNFFWGIKFLEVFEELEKEDTEPQNLVYPPENLPPIAKDIFEKLKKIYLEYNKVLNQKGWVSPTFRLKRVVETLEKIDLKKTFLGSMIEEVWLVGFAGLRKIEEKLFKVFLKNFEKAFLVFEVPKEDPTVLPNVVKNTLQLFGMNQDYRVLPKKYYAKEVKTPSIKIYRSTDLHLEITKALDLIRENPQRPDEIAIVLSDPNTLIPLIYKLEQKDIPLEVNISLFYPLDSFPLNSLLTAVIKAQRDKIQGLYSTQSYLKVIKHPMLNRAFSDNTFGEEFFKPIEDFIRNKGYVTIDLGEIEKEFGVYHQGKYTQDIIGKIIKEVHQVFFKNWETIRSPKDIGKNLEKILEFLNLKDFNLKSQSSFQDIVLHNYLEVIETEVLPFFTKDYLPPFINNKENLLTLLEYLLKTQKVPLSGDPLRGLQILGLMETRLLSFKKLILLDINEGSFPPSQKFNPLLTDEIKSWLKIPIFNHNELWSYYFDRLVNSAEEVHLFYLLVEKSTTQEVKEPSRFIHRLKWELEQQGKEPEEELIQPNFCVFSKREEGIPKTEKIKESLFNHLSRERVSRYYFETYLKCGAKFFFKYIMKLREPERLGFKVEDPGKFIHSFFEEFFRPYEGKRFLILEIYDENRIKNKFDILWKNFEFEKKFDPLSHYLSKTITLASILKYFEFLRKKEEEKKIKAHKLLGLEKDLETKEDIVLCDGRTLNITFYGIFDFLIEREEEVRKYLIMDFKSNPSISPQPKKMKEFINKYSLPDKYDLESLCSILENFGDSLANFQLFFYCYLFYKNKQKFISSKVDNYIINAGFIRPSNFKEPEDFLFNLKKKEYAAVNQFFEKEAKSFLEWIVNHMLFSEKFYFTEKEDFCKYCEYLPLCKNYRYLI; this is encoded by the coding sequence ATGCCTCAAGCTATACTAATTCCTGCCAACTCTCACTTTTTGAAAACCTTAGTTAACTTTTTTCTGGATGGAAGGTCTTTAGACGAAAGTATTTTAAAAACCTGGATAGTTTTTCCTAATAAACGTTCTGCCCTTTTTTTTAAACACTACTTAAAAGAAAAAGGAGGGAAGAACAAAGCTGGTTTTTTCCCTCGTATTTTTTCTTTAGAAACCTTGGTAGATTATCTTTATGTCATGCTGGAAGACCACCCTTGTCCAACAGGCACAAAGATTTTAAGGCTTTTACCCCTTTTAGAGGTTTTTCCTCAAGTTTTATCAGAAAATGTAAGCGAGAGTTTTGAAAAAAACTTTTTTTGGGGCATAAAATTTCTTGAGGTTTTTGAAGAGTTGGAAAAGGAGGATACAGAGCCTCAAAATTTGGTATATCCACCTGAAAACTTACCTCCTATCGCTAAAGATATTTTCGAAAAGCTAAAGAAAATTTATCTTGAATACAATAAAGTTTTAAACCAAAAGGGTTGGGTTAGCCCTACTTTTAGGTTAAAGAGGGTAGTAGAGACTTTAGAAAAGATTGATTTGAAAAAAACTTTTTTAGGTTCTATGATAGAAGAGGTTTGGCTGGTAGGTTTCGCTGGTTTACGAAAGATAGAAGAAAAATTATTTAAAGTTTTTTTAAAAAATTTTGAAAAAGCCTTTTTAGTATTCGAAGTTCCCAAAGAAGACCCTACCGTTTTGCCAAACGTGGTGAAAAACACGTTACAACTCTTTGGGATGAACCAGGATTATAGAGTTTTACCTAAAAAATATTATGCAAAAGAGGTAAAAACTCCTTCTATAAAAATTTATCGCTCTACTGACTTACATTTGGAAATAACGAAGGCATTAGACTTGATAAGGGAAAATCCTCAAAGGCCAGACGAGATAGCGATCGTGCTTTCTGACCCGAATACGTTAATACCTTTAATTTATAAACTGGAACAAAAAGATATTCCCCTTGAGGTGAATATTTCTCTTTTTTATCCCCTCGATAGTTTTCCTCTAAATTCTCTTCTCACAGCGGTTATAAAAGCTCAAAGAGATAAAATTCAGGGACTTTATTCTACCCAGTCTTATTTAAAAGTGATAAAACATCCTATGCTTAATCGTGCTTTTTCAGACAATACTTTTGGAGAGGAATTTTTTAAGCCTATAGAAGATTTCATTAGAAATAAGGGCTATGTGACCATAGATTTAGGAGAAATAGAAAAAGAATTTGGGGTTTATCATCAAGGTAAATACACCCAGGATATTATAGGAAAAATTATCAAGGAGGTTCATCAGGTTTTCTTTAAAAACTGGGAAACCATAAGATCTCCAAAGGATATAGGTAAAAACTTGGAAAAAATTTTAGAGTTTTTAAACCTCAAGGATTTTAATTTAAAGTCTCAAAGTTCTTTTCAAGATATAGTCTTACATAACTATCTTGAGGTAATAGAAACAGAGGTTCTTCCCTTTTTTACCAAAGATTACCTTCCTCCCTTTATAAACAATAAGGAAAATCTCTTAACCTTGTTAGAGTATCTTTTGAAAACCCAAAAAGTTCCTTTGTCTGGAGACCCTCTTAGGGGATTACAGATCCTTGGTCTTATGGAAACAAGACTTCTTTCGTTTAAAAAGCTTATCCTTTTAGATATAAACGAAGGAAGTTTTCCTCCTTCTCAAAAGTTTAACCCGTTGCTTACCGACGAGATTAAATCTTGGTTAAAAATACCTATTTTTAATCACAATGAACTTTGGAGCTATTATTTTGATAGACTTGTAAACTCTGCAGAAGAAGTACACCTATTTTATCTGCTTGTTGAGAAGTCGACTACCCAGGAAGTTAAAGAACCTTCGAGGTTTATACATAGGTTAAAATGGGAGTTAGAGCAACAAGGAAAGGAACCCGAAGAAGAGCTCATCCAACCTAACTTTTGTGTTTTTTCAAAAAGAGAAGAAGGGATACCTAAAACTGAAAAAATAAAAGAGAGTTTGTTTAACCACTTATCCAGAGAAAGGGTTAGTCGTTATTATTTCGAAACCTATCTTAAGTGTGGGGCTAAATTTTTCTTTAAGTATATAATGAAACTTAGAGAACCTGAGAGGTTGGGTTTTAAGGTAGAAGATCCAGGAAAATTTATTCACAGTTTTTTTGAAGAATTTTTTAGGCCTTATGAAGGAAAAAGGTTTTTGATCTTAGAAATTTATGATGAAAATAGGATTAAAAATAAATTTGATATTCTATGGAAAAATTTTGAGTTTGAAAAAAAATTTGATCCTTTAAGTCATTACCTTTCAAAAACTATAACTTTGGCAAGTATTTTAAAATATTTTGAATTTTTAAGGAAAAAAGAAGAAGAAAAAAAGATAAAAGCGCATAAACTTCTTGGTTTAGAAAAAGATCTTGAGACTAAAGAAGATATAGTGCTTTGTGATGGTAGGACTTTAAATATTACATTTTATGGCATTTTTGATTTTTTGATAGAAAGGGAAGAAGAGGTGAGAAAATATTTAATTATGGATTTTAAAAGCAATCCTTCTATATCTCCTCAACCTAAAAAAATGAAAGAGTTTATAAATAAATATTCTCTGCCAGATAAATATGACTTAGAAAGTTTATGTTCAATACTTGAAAACTTTGGAGACAGCCTTGCAAACTTTCAGTTGTTTTTTTATTGCTATCTCTTCTATAAAAATAAACAGAAATTTATCTCTTCAAAGGTAGATAATTATATCATAAACGCAGGGTTTATTAGACCTTCTAACTTTAAGGAACCTGAAGATTTTCTTTTTAATCTTAAAAAGAAAGAATACGCTGCGGTAAATCAGTTTTTTGAAAAAGAAGCCAAAAGTTTTTTAGAATGGATAGTTAATCATATGTTATTCTCAGAAAAATTTTATTTTACTGAAAAAGAAGACTTCTGTAAGTACTGTGAGTATTTACCCCTTTGCAAAAATTATCGTTATTTAATATAG
- a CDS encoding branched-chain amino acid aminotransferase, with protein sequence MEIEIHLAKPEDRKAPNFDKLVFGKIFTPHMFVMKYEEGKGWHSPKIIPFSNIELHPAAIVLHYSQTIFEGMKAYFGVDGKIRLFRPFDHINRLNRSADRMCIPQVDPNFAFEAIKTLVLLDKDWIPKQKGSALYIRPFIFATENTLGVKVSHEYLFMIILSPVGPYYAEGFNPVKIYVTEEYVRACPGGTGEVKTGGNYAASLKAQAVAQQKGYTQVLWLDGKERKYVEEVGSMNIFFYFSDELATPALSGSILPGITRDSVLKLASHLGIPAKERKISIDEVISAIQEGRLKECFGTGTAAVISPVGEICYKDKPYVIGQGQTGELTKKFFDYITGIQYGEREDEFNWTVVLE encoded by the coding sequence ATGGAAATTGAAATTCATTTAGCTAAACCTGAAGATAGAAAGGCCCCTAATTTTGATAAACTTGTCTTTGGTAAAATTTTTACTCCTCATATGTTTGTGATGAAATATGAGGAAGGTAAAGGCTGGCATTCTCCAAAAATAATCCCGTTTTCGAACATAGAACTTCACCCTGCTGCTATAGTGTTGCATTATTCACAAACCATATTTGAAGGGATGAAGGCCTATTTTGGGGTTGACGGAAAGATTAGGCTTTTTAGGCCTTTTGACCATATAAATAGATTAAATCGTTCTGCAGACAGGATGTGTATTCCTCAGGTAGACCCTAACTTTGCCTTTGAGGCTATTAAAACTTTAGTTTTGTTAGACAAAGACTGGATACCTAAGCAAAAAGGATCAGCTCTTTATATAAGGCCCTTCATTTTTGCTACAGAAAATACACTTGGGGTAAAAGTTAGTCATGAATATCTTTTTATGATAATTCTTTCTCCTGTAGGCCCTTACTATGCCGAGGGATTTAACCCGGTTAAGATTTATGTAACTGAAGAATATGTAAGGGCTTGTCCAGGAGGAACAGGCGAGGTAAAAACTGGTGGAAACTATGCAGCAAGCCTTAAAGCCCAGGCTGTAGCTCAACAAAAAGGGTATACCCAAGTGCTATGGTTAGACGGAAAAGAAAGAAAGTATGTAGAAGAAGTAGGTAGTATGAACATCTTTTTCTATTTTTCTGACGAATTAGCCACCCCTGCTCTTTCTGGATCGATCCTTCCAGGGATAACCAGGGATTCTGTATTAAAACTTGCTTCTCATTTAGGAATTCCTGCTAAGGAAAGAAAAATTTCTATAGATGAAGTAATCTCAGCAATACAGGAAGGTAGGCTGAAAGAGTGCTTTGGAACAGGAACTGCTGCTGTGATTTCTCCGGTAGGAGAAATTTGTTACAAAGACAAACCCTATGTAATAGGGCAAGGTCAAACAGGAGAACTTACCAAAAAGTTTTTCGATTATATCACTGGAATACAATACGGAGAAAGAGAGGACGAGTTTAACTGGACGGTGGTGTTGGAATAA
- a CDS encoding tetratricopeptide repeat protein — MSQVDIEDLFLEGAKLITLRRFDEALECFEKVLALDPNHIKALEARAVIYLQKDQLDLAEKDLERALSLEPENPRLYFRLGQIYYKKKDLDKALELFTRAIDLEPVYPAAYMARSQILREKGLEEAADLELDKAVQVQRELAKARKVVDF; from the coding sequence ATGTCTCAGGTAGATATAGAAGACCTTTTTTTAGAAGGAGCTAAACTGATAACCCTTAGAAGGTTTGACGAGGCTTTAGAATGTTTTGAGAAGGTCTTAGCCTTAGACCCTAACCACATCAAGGCTTTAGAGGCAAGGGCTGTGATCTACTTGCAAAAAGATCAGTTAGACTTAGCAGAAAAAGATTTAGAAAGGGCTCTTTCGTTAGAACCAGAAAATCCAAGATTATATTTTAGGTTAGGGCAAATTTATTATAAGAAAAAAGACTTAGATAAGGCCCTTGAGCTTTTTACTCGAGCTATAGACTTAGAACCGGTTTATCCTGCTGCCTATATGGCAAGAAGTCAAATATTAAGAGAAAAAGGGCTTGAAGAAGCTGCAGATTTAGAATTAGACAAAGCTGTACAAGTACAGAGAGAACTTGCTAAAGCCAGAAAAGTAGTAGATTTTTAG
- a CDS encoding DUF2851 family protein, with amino-acid sequence MQTSELRQILSRFGEEVLYSKIHRMKNLLKIADFDEALYRELMLSLGYPRNKLQFLELSLLLPYREIKKLNTQPLIEKALLYRAGFVEDYSGLPPDFDISLRLEKTYWNYRSIRPVNFPDRRIKDFSHLLAETTQMGIYNYFKKQIEVNYTGIVEKSSAKMAVEKIMNFKRIGISRKREMFFNIILPFFLADDSFSKYHSFLLKLFEVHPPLDVNSKIKRFYTKVSSMINREKVEISNVKEYFGAMKYVEG; translated from the coding sequence ATGCAAACATCGGAACTACGGCAAATTCTTAGCAGGTTCGGGGAAGAAGTTTTATATTCAAAAATTCATCGGATGAAAAACCTTTTGAAGATTGCTGATTTTGACGAAGCCCTCTACAGGGAGCTAATGCTTTCCCTTGGCTATCCCAGGAACAAGCTTCAGTTTTTGGAGCTTTCTCTTCTTCTTCCATACAGAGAAATAAAAAAACTCAACACTCAACCGCTCATAGAAAAGGCTCTGCTCTACAGAGCTGGATTTGTAGAAGATTATTCTGGCCTTCCCCCTGACTTTGACATTTCCCTGAGATTAGAGAAAACATACTGGAACTACAGGTCAATACGTCCCGTAAACTTTCCTGACAGAAGAATAAAAGATTTTTCCCACTTGCTAGCTGAAACAACTCAAATGGGAATTTACAATTATTTCAAAAAGCAGATAGAGGTCAATTACACCGGTATAGTGGAGAAGTCATCTGCCAAGATGGCTGTTGAAAAAATAATGAATTTCAAGCGTATCGGTATAAGCAGAAAAAGGGAAATGTTTTTCAACATAATTTTACCTTTCTTTTTGGCAGATGATTCATTTAGTAAATATCATTCATTTTTGTTAAAGCTTTTTGAAGTCCACCCGCCTCTTGATGTAAACAGCAAAATAAAAAGATTTTATACTAAGGTTTCCTCTATGATTAACAGGGAAAAAGTGGAAATTTCAAACGTTAAAGAATACTTTGGGGCCATGAAGTACGTAGAAGGATAA
- a CDS encoding Eco57I restriction-modification methylase domain-containing protein → MDREQAKKLIINTFENPFAKDRFVYFLRNLLKSFEESTFVYQGNYIPDAFEKYVRTLERVGKYNYDGKEIDLLIVELKKETSLERARTMQRNFIAWYLKGRLTDAALVAFVSPTSEDWRFSLVKMDYRFEEKKVKEEITPARRWSFLVGKNEKSHTAQSRFLPLLENDDWKPALKDLEEAFNVEVVTQEFFDAYRYALHEVIIKNLKHENINEIPYEKKHSFAQQLLSRILFIYFLQKKGWLKWKNYEQDKSYLKNLWLKYKEKHCKKDKFYSIWLKSLFFGAFNKRFQFIHSELPDDIKESYSTMPFLNGGLFSENELDKIGFDVPDEVFEWLFEPDLWSSDKKKGFLEIFNFTIDEATPLDVEVAVDPEMLGKVYESLINEEERGSSGIFYTPRNEIDLMCRLSLVEYLHAKAGIDKQDLIDLIFNPPSISKYENIDNLKLIRRYLEEVKIVDPAVGSASFLVGMMSVLVELHSELTRKIENREENLFALKNRIILENLYGVDIKDWAVMVGELRLWLSLIIETDEKYMDIYTKPLLPNLSFKIRQGDSLVEEIGGVFINLRGNALKTLPKSIQQKIAELIDRKADYFSGKRSADLKEKYEIESLEMEIFREILQKRIDELTEKRNFKEKELNSLKGQKDLFEKDRSQEKELKKLEEEIKQFENEIHKYQNVLYTIGKGEKKDYFLWEIDFAEVFAQKGGFDIVIGNPPYVRQELIAPPLAREENYTPDEWREIKKQYKEKLIQAVQSVWKDVKKIDKKSDLYVYFYYQGLSLLNDGGIFCFINSNSWLDVGYGAGLQEFLLKNMKPIYIIDNLAKRSFKQADVNTVIVLIQKPANKLEDYVIKFVAFKKPFEEAISPDVLKEIEIANKPIFDHLLFRVYPKTKKELLEEGVEYPEEETELGLRHSVESLPYIGNKWGGKYLRAPEIYFKILEKGKDKLVRLGDIAEVRFGIKTGANEFFYLKPVGMTVKEVVEVAERDPKALIRVKNGAGWEGEIEAEFLKPVIKSPRELKTIMVKLEDLNYLVFMCHKSKGELKGTKTLEYIECGERQKYHKRPTCRSRNLWWDLGEQEKNSYLWSRIHNDSHRIYRSHIYAADTFSVLYPKYDFDITGAILNSTMVWFGKELHGRKVLGEGGLSSLGVDLVNIQVVNPEVVSRKILNSFNRLRSRNIENIFTELGFDPNHPIREQEPNPLPDRKELDDIVFDALGLTEQERKEVYWAVAELVKARLDKAKSV, encoded by the coding sequence ATGGATAGAGAGCAGGCAAAAAAGCTTATAATCAACACCTTTGAAAATCCCTTTGCTAAAGACCGCTTTGTTTATTTCCTGAGAAACCTTTTGAAATCCTTTGAGGAAAGCACCTTTGTCTATCAGGGGAACTACATCCCAGACGCCTTTGAAAAATACGTAAGGACTCTGGAAAGAGTTGGAAAGTATAACTACGACGGAAAGGAGATAGACCTTCTTATAGTAGAGCTTAAGAAAGAAACTTCCCTTGAACGTGCAAGGACGATGCAGAGAAACTTCATCGCCTGGTATCTGAAGGGGAGGTTAACAGATGCCGCGCTGGTTGCCTTTGTCTCCCCAACCAGCGAAGACTGGAGATTTTCACTTGTTAAGATGGACTATCGTTTTGAGGAGAAAAAGGTTAAAGAAGAAATTACCCCCGCCAGAAGATGGTCTTTCCTTGTAGGAAAGAACGAAAAGAGCCACACCGCCCAGAGCAGGTTTTTACCGCTTCTTGAAAATGATGATTGGAAACCTGCCTTAAAAGATCTGGAAGAGGCTTTTAATGTTGAAGTAGTTACTCAAGAATTTTTTGATGCCTACCGCTATGCGCTCCACGAAGTAATTATCAAAAATCTAAAACACGAGAATATAAACGAAATTCCTTATGAGAAAAAACATTCCTTTGCACAACAACTCTTATCAAGAATCCTGTTTATTTACTTCCTTCAGAAGAAAGGATGGCTTAAATGGAAAAACTACGAGCAAGACAAAAGTTATTTAAAAAATCTGTGGTTGAAATACAAAGAAAAGCACTGTAAAAAGGATAAATTTTATTCTATATGGTTAAAAAGCCTATTTTTTGGAGCATTTAATAAAAGATTTCAATTCATCCATTCTGAGTTGCCTGACGATATTAAAGAATCTTACTCCACGATGCCTTTTTTAAATGGCGGTCTTTTCTCGGAGAATGAATTAGATAAGATTGGCTTTGATGTGCCTGATGAAGTTTTTGAATGGTTGTTTGAGCCTGATTTGTGGTCTTCTGACAAAAAGAAGGGATTTCTTGAAATTTTCAATTTTACCATTGATGAGGCAACACCTCTTGACGTGGAAGTTGCGGTTGACCCTGAAATGCTCGGTAAAGTATATGAATCCTTGATAAACGAAGAGGAACGTGGTTCTTCTGGAATTTTCTACACCCCCAGAAACGAAATAGATTTAATGTGCAGGCTGTCTTTAGTTGAATATCTTCATGCTAAAGCAGGCATTGACAAGCAAGATTTGATAGACCTTATTTTTAATCCACCATCAATCAGCAAATACGAAAACATTGATAATCTGAAACTCATCCGCAGATACCTTGAAGAGGTTAAAATTGTTGACCCTGCGGTTGGCTCTGCTTCTTTTCTTGTTGGAATGATGAGCGTGCTGGTGGAGCTTCATTCTGAACTCACAAGAAAGATAGAAAACAGGGAAGAGAACCTCTTCGCCCTGAAAAACAGAATAATCCTTGAAAACCTTTACGGTGTTGACATCAAAGACTGGGCTGTGATGGTTGGTGAACTTCGTCTCTGGCTTTCGCTCATCATTGAAACCGATGAAAAATATATGGACATTTACACAAAGCCACTTCTTCCAAACCTTTCTTTTAAAATTCGACAGGGTGACTCACTGGTTGAAGAGATAGGAGGGGTATTCATAAATTTAAGAGGAAATGCTCTAAAAACATTACCAAAATCCATCCAGCAGAAAATTGCCGAACTGATTGATAGAAAAGCAGATTATTTCTCCGGAAAAAGAAGTGCAGACTTAAAAGAAAAGTATGAGATAGAAAGCTTAGAGATGGAGATTTTCAGGGAGATTTTGCAGAAAAGAATTGATGAATTAACAGAAAAAAGAAATTTTAAAGAGAAAGAATTAAATAGCTTAAAAGGTCAAAAAGATCTTTTTGAAAAAGATAGATCACAAGAAAAAGAACTAAAAAAACTTGAAGAAGAAATAAAGCAATTTGAAAATGAAATACACAAATACCAAAATGTTCTTTATACAATCGGTAAAGGTGAAAAGAAGGATTACTTTCTCTGGGAAATTGATTTTGCAGAAGTTTTTGCTCAAAAGGGTGGTTTTGACATCGTTATTGGAAATCCACCGTATGTAAGGCAAGAACTTATAGCCCCACCCCTTGCAAGAGAAGAAAATTATACTCCTGATGAATGGAGAGAGATTAAAAAACAATACAAAGAGAAGCTCATACAAGCAGTTCAAAGCGTCTGGAAAGATGTTAAAAAAATAGACAAAAAGAGTGATTTATATGTGTACTTCTACTATCAGGGCTTATCCTTGCTCAATGATGGAGGGATTTTCTGCTTCATAAACTCCAATAGCTGGCTTGATGTAGGATATGGTGCAGGACTTCAGGAATTTCTTCTTAAAAACATGAAGCCAATTTACATAATTGACAACCTTGCCAAGCGTTCATTCAAGCAGGCAGATGTTAACACGGTGATTGTTTTAATCCAAAAGCCAGCAAACAAACTGGAAGATTATGTAATAAAATTCGTTGCTTTTAAAAAGCCATTTGAAGAAGCCATATCGCCAGATGTTCTTAAAGAAATTGAAATAGCAAACAAACCTATTTTTGACCATCTTCTCTTTAGAGTTTATCCAAAAACCAAAAAAGAGCTTTTAGAAGAGGGCGTGGAATATCCAGAAGAAGAAACAGAATTAGGATTAAGGCATTCTGTAGAATCTTTACCTTATATCGGCAACAAATGGGGTGGGAAATACCTAAGAGCACCAGAGATTTATTTTAAGATTCTGGAAAAAGGAAAAGATAAACTGGTAAGATTGGGAGATATTGCAGAGGTAAGATTTGGAATCAAAACAGGTGCCAACGAATTCTTTTATCTTAAACCAGTTGGTATGACTGTTAAGGAAGTTGTAGAAGTTGCTGAAAGAGATCCAAAAGCATTAATCAGAGTAAAAAATGGTGCTGGCTGGGAAGGTGAAATTGAGGCGGAGTTTTTAAAGCCGGTTATAAAAAGCCCAAGAGAACTAAAAACCATAATGGTAAAGCTTGAGGATTTGAATTATTTGGTTTTTATGTGTCATAAGAGCAAGGGGGAACTGAAAGGGACAAAGACGTTGGAGTATATTGAGTGCGGGGAGAGGCAAAAATATCACAAAAGACCAACATGTAGAAGTAGAAATTTATGGTGGGATTTGGGAGAGCAGGAAAAAAATTCATATTTATGGTCAAGAATACATAACGATTCACATAGAATTTATCGTTCGCACATTTATGCTGCGGATACATTTTCAGTGTTATATCCAAAATATGATTTTGATATTACGGGAGCCATACTTAATTCTACCATGGTGTGGTTTGGTAAAGAGCTACATGGAAGAAAAGTTCTCGGAGAGGGTGGCCTGAGTTCTTTAGGCGTTGATTTGGTAAATATACAGGTGGTAAATCCAGAAGTTGTTTCAAGGAAAATATTAAATTCCTTTAACAGACTCAGATCAAGAAATATAGAAAATATCTTCACCGAACTTGGTTTTGACCCCAACCATCCCATCCGTGAACAAGAGCCAAACCCTCTACCCGACAGGAAAGAACTTGACGATATCGTTTTTGACGCTTTAGGACTTACTGAACAAGAACGCAAAGAAGTCTACTGGGCAGTTGCCGAGCTTGTAAAGGCAAGACTGGATAAAGCAAAGAGTGTGTAA